Proteins from a single region of Thiomicrorhabdus sp. Kp2:
- a CDS encoding glucokinase, whose product MYYLAGDIGGTKALLQLIQIKPNTAHSTVANSTLTHVLGEQRYQCQAFDSLQSIITTFLDTFEFSNQSHPIIDAACFGLPGLVDGRVVELTNLPWVVDADLIEQKCGIQTVHFVNDFYAAALGVDDLMPSDKMTLYSPIENIAKEGNRLVIGAGTGLGVAPVFFDGDNYIPQPSEGGHFDFAPISETQQILLNWLWQKWEHVSYERVLSGPGLETLYEFFLLHDLPNTYSQTSSQKLHKNKFFNPLNKQVSLLIAKDKKEDSLKRLTAAEIHQAAESGDPTATKAIMEFVTIYGAFIGAVALIWNAPGGIFLAGGVALKLQAWMQKKNFVSAFLEKGRMTKVVKTMPIYLITDEALGLKGAMLAAKNNMAE is encoded by the coding sequence ATGTATTATTTGGCTGGTGATATAGGAGGAACAAAAGCATTACTTCAACTTATTCAGATCAAGCCAAATACCGCACATTCCACAGTTGCTAATTCAACGTTAACCCATGTTTTAGGTGAGCAGCGCTATCAGTGTCAGGCGTTTGATTCGCTCCAATCTATTATTACCACCTTTCTTGATACCTTTGAATTTTCTAATCAATCTCATCCGATTATTGATGCGGCTTGTTTCGGTTTACCAGGCCTGGTAGATGGCCGAGTGGTTGAATTAACGAATTTACCCTGGGTTGTTGATGCCGATTTGATTGAGCAAAAATGCGGTATTCAAACAGTACATTTTGTAAATGACTTTTATGCCGCTGCATTAGGGGTAGATGACTTAATGCCCTCCGATAAAATGACACTCTATTCTCCAATAGAAAATATTGCCAAAGAGGGTAATCGTTTAGTTATTGGTGCGGGTACTGGTTTGGGTGTGGCTCCCGTGTTTTTTGATGGTGATAACTATATTCCACAGCCCTCAGAGGGTGGGCATTTTGATTTTGCCCCCATTTCTGAAACGCAACAAATATTACTAAATTGGCTTTGGCAGAAATGGGAGCATGTCTCTTATGAACGGGTTTTATCTGGACCAGGCCTGGAAACTTTATATGAGTTCTTTTTATTACACGACTTACCCAATACTTATTCTCAAACAAGTTCACAAAAACTTCATAAAAATAAGTTTTTTAATCCATTAAATAAGCAGGTAAGCTTACTTATTGCTAAGGATAAAAAAGAAGACTCTTTAAAACGTCTAACGGCGGCCGAAATCCACCAGGCGGCAGAGAGTGGTGACCCTACCGCGACAAAAGCAATCATGGAATTTGTTACGATTTATGGTGCGTTTATTGGTGCGGTCGCACTAATTTGGAACGCACCTGGCGGAATTTTTCTGGCTGGCGGCGTTGCATTGAAATTACAGGCTTGGATGCAAAAAAAGAATTTTGTAAGTGCTTTTTTAGAAAAAGGGCGCATGACTAAAGTAGTGAAAACTATGCCAATTTATCTTATTACCGATGAAGCCTTAGGCTTAAAGGGTGCGATGTTGGCAGCAAAAAATAACATGGCTGAGTAA
- a CDS encoding SIS domain-containing protein, which produces MSSKINIHFEQALAENQKAMQSVIDQAGLVTQVVKEIQQSINSGGKVIWLGNGGSAADAQHMAAELMVRYVKNRQPIASIALTTDSSILTAHANDYEFETVFARQIQGLARPGDVVMAMSTSGNSANVVKAIEMAKQCECVTVALTGQGLSRMGAEADYCLQVHSQATARIQEAHSFFNHLICEGLDSLYAESE; this is translated from the coding sequence ATGTCATCAAAAATAAACATCCATTTTGAGCAAGCTTTGGCCGAAAACCAAAAAGCCATGCAGTCCGTGATTGACCAAGCAGGCCTGGTAACACAAGTGGTTAAAGAGATTCAACAATCGATCAATTCAGGCGGTAAAGTCATTTGGTTGGGTAATGGTGGAAGTGCGGCCGATGCTCAGCATATGGCGGCTGAGTTAATGGTGCGATATGTTAAAAATCGCCAACCGATTGCTTCTATCGCCCTAACAACCGACAGCTCTATTTTAACCGCACACGCTAATGACTATGAGTTTGAAACGGTGTTTGCTCGTCAAATTCAAGGACTTGCCAGGCCTGGTGATGTGGTGATGGCTATGTCAACCTCTGGTAATAGCGCTAATGTGGTTAAAGCGATTGAGATGGCAAAACAGTGTGAGTGTGTGACTGTTGCTTTAACAGGACAAGGGTTAAGCCGAATGGGGGCGGAAGCGGATTACTGCTTGCAAGTCCATTCGCAGGCAACCGCTAGAATTCAAGAAGCGCATAGCTTTTTTAACCATTTAATCTGCGAAGGGTTGGATTCACTTTATGCAGAGTCTGAATGA
- the hldE gene encoding bifunctional D-glycero-beta-D-manno-heptose-7-phosphate kinase/D-glycero-beta-D-manno-heptose 1-phosphate adenylyltransferase HldE yields the protein MHDFSQSKILIVGDVMLDQYWNGRAGRISPEAPVPVVKVAKEEMRAGGAANVALNVAALGAQACLLGVIGQTKSGEVDSHGQQLTQLMHQAGVKTDWSLSESGTICKLRVLSHHQQLIRMDFEEPVPEAPAHALVGLVKKHIAEYDVLVVSDYAKGALQFVEQMIAIAVEANVPVLVDPKGLDFVRYQNATLIKPNQSEFEAVVGSAADEASVVAKATKLIDDLSLQALLVTRSEHGMALVTQNEKPYLLKSQAQEVYDVTGAGDTVMAALATGFASGLSWQNSVHLANQAASVVVRKVGTSTVSKAELDEAIKADMRHQGYVAMNEDELLELVQLAQKNGEKVVFTNGCFDLLHSGHVRYLNEAAKLGERLIIAVNSDESVKKLKGDSRPIVGLDGRMELLSALSCVDWVVAFNEETPERLICKLLPDVLVKGGDYKPEEIAGAQCVWDAGGQVEILSFWDGYSTTKLVDKIQTEDRLK from the coding sequence ATGCACGACTTTTCACAATCTAAAATTCTTATTGTTGGTGATGTAATGTTGGACCAATACTGGAATGGACGTGCGGGAAGGATTTCACCCGAAGCGCCCGTGCCCGTGGTGAAAGTGGCTAAAGAAGAGATGCGTGCAGGTGGTGCGGCTAACGTCGCGTTAAATGTGGCGGCTTTAGGTGCGCAAGCCTGTTTGTTGGGGGTGATTGGTCAGACTAAAAGCGGTGAGGTCGATTCACACGGTCAGCAGTTGACACAATTAATGCATCAAGCGGGCGTGAAAACCGATTGGTCACTTTCTGAAAGTGGCACGATTTGTAAATTACGAGTGCTCAGTCATCACCAGCAGTTAATCCGTATGGATTTTGAAGAGCCTGTGCCCGAAGCGCCAGCACACGCTTTGGTTGGTTTAGTTAAAAAACACATTGCCGAGTATGACGTGTTAGTTGTTTCCGATTACGCCAAAGGTGCGTTGCAGTTTGTAGAACAGATGATTGCGATTGCCGTTGAGGCCAATGTTCCAGTGTTGGTTGATCCTAAAGGTTTAGATTTTGTACGCTATCAAAATGCCACTTTGATTAAACCGAATCAGAGTGAATTTGAAGCTGTTGTAGGGTCTGCTGCTGATGAAGCCTCTGTGGTGGCTAAAGCCACTAAACTGATTGATGATTTATCTCTTCAAGCTTTACTGGTTACACGCAGTGAACATGGTATGGCATTGGTTACCCAAAATGAGAAGCCTTACTTATTAAAGTCACAGGCACAAGAGGTGTATGATGTAACGGGTGCGGGTGATACCGTTATGGCCGCTTTGGCAACGGGGTTTGCCAGTGGTTTATCTTGGCAAAATTCGGTGCATCTAGCCAATCAAGCGGCCAGTGTTGTGGTTCGCAAAGTGGGAACGTCAACCGTCTCGAAGGCCGAGTTGGACGAAGCAATAAAAGCCGATATGCGTCACCAAGGTTATGTGGCAATGAATGAAGACGAGCTTCTTGAGCTCGTGCAATTAGCGCAAAAAAACGGTGAAAAAGTCGTTTTTACCAATGGTTGTTTTGATCTGTTGCATAGCGGTCATGTGCGTTATTTAAATGAAGCCGCAAAATTAGGTGAACGTTTGATTATTGCGGTAAACTCTGATGAGTCGGTAAAAAAACTCAAAGGGGATTCTCGTCCTATTGTTGGGTTGGACGGCAGAATGGAACTATTGTCCGCGTTGAGTTGTGTTGATTGGGTGGTCGCTTTTAATGAGGAGACGCCAGAACGTCTGATTTGTAAACTGTTGCCAGATGTTTTAGTCAAAGGTGGCGACTATAAGCCTGAAGAGATTGCAGGCGCTCAATGTGTTTGGGACGCAGGTGGGCAGGTAGAGATATTGTCATTTTGGGACGGCTATTCAACCACCAAATTGGTAGATAAAATTCAAACCGAAGACCGTCTTAAATAA
- a CDS encoding acyloxyacyl hydrolase, protein MQNSKTAFSIVLSTLISISALAPTSTYAENSNNGPMSLAILGAIGSLGFACYQGKAPCVLRPHINTDALTASADIGSDNKLQHTRFSIGADWDEKVYEAQNWEVVGRWDLSAHAWSSTEKNIENDNGYIIGLTPVFHYQLKNMAYTPFIELGGGPHLLSDIRIENENKSTQFQFGSIFGLGIKRDAFEVGYRYLHISNAGIEMPNPGTDIHNIHVGYHF, encoded by the coding sequence ATGCAAAATTCAAAAACCGCTTTTTCTATTGTTTTGAGTACATTAATTTCAATTTCAGCCCTAGCTCCAACAAGCACTTATGCTGAAAACTCCAATAATGGCCCAATGTCATTAGCGATTTTAGGAGCCATTGGCTCTTTAGGGTTTGCTTGTTATCAAGGTAAAGCACCTTGCGTATTACGCCCACACATTAATACTGATGCGTTAACGGCTAGTGCAGACATAGGTTCAGATAATAAACTACAACATACTCGATTTTCTATCGGTGCCGATTGGGATGAAAAAGTCTATGAAGCTCAAAATTGGGAAGTGGTTGGTCGTTGGGATTTAAGTGCTCACGCTTGGAGTTCGACTGAAAAAAACATAGAGAATGATAACGGTTATATTATTGGCCTTACTCCAGTGTTTCATTACCAGTTGAAAAACATGGCTTACACACCGTTTATTGAACTGGGTGGTGGCCCTCACCTTTTGAGTGACATCCGTATTGAAAACGAAAACAAATCAACTCAATTTCAGTTTGGAAGTATTTTTGGCTTAGGCATTAAACGTGATGCGTTTGAAGTAGGTTACCGTTATTTGCACATCTCCAATGCGGGTATTGAAATGCCAAACCCAGGCACAGACATTCACAATATTCATGTGGGTTACCACTTTTAA
- a CDS encoding SIS domain-containing protein, which produces MSIDYQAIAKQVLDIEAEAVLHLKTLIDDNFSGSVDAILNTQGRVVICGMGKSGLIGKKIMATFASTGTPCFFMHPGEAFHGDLGMVSPTDVFLALSNSGETEEVIRLLPFLKDNGNIVISMTGKPESTLAVNADFHLNIAVPKEACPHQLAPTSSTTATLVMGDALAVALMEARGFQPHEFARFHPGGSLGRKLLTRVKHEMTSKNLPMVSSASSVQEVIHTMNEGRLGLCIVDNGKGIITDGDLRRHMETDSANFMQLTAQDLMGSHPKTIDAEARLNEAEEMMNDNKITSLLVTEDAQVVGVIQIYDLNG; this is translated from the coding sequence ATGTCAATCGACTATCAAGCCATTGCAAAACAAGTACTCGATATTGAAGCCGAAGCGGTTTTACACCTTAAAACCCTCATTGATGACAACTTCTCGGGCAGCGTAGATGCCATTTTAAACACCCAAGGGCGTGTGGTCATTTGCGGCATGGGTAAATCTGGGTTGATTGGTAAAAAAATTATGGCGACTTTTGCCAGTACGGGAACACCTTGCTTTTTTATGCACCCAGGTGAAGCCTTTCACGGTGATTTAGGAATGGTCTCCCCTACAGATGTGTTTTTAGCTTTGTCTAACTCAGGCGAAACCGAAGAGGTCATTCGTCTTCTGCCCTTTTTAAAAGATAACGGTAATATTGTTATTTCAATGACTGGCAAACCTGAATCCACTCTAGCCGTTAACGCTGATTTTCATTTAAATATTGCCGTGCCCAAAGAAGCATGCCCACATCAATTAGCGCCAACATCTTCTACTACCGCCACCTTAGTGATGGGTGATGCATTAGCAGTAGCGCTTATGGAAGCCAGAGGCTTTCAACCACATGAATTTGCCCGTTTTCATCCAGGCGGTAGCTTAGGCCGAAAACTGCTTACCCGTGTTAAACATGAGATGACTAGCAAAAACTTGCCAATGGTTTCAAGCGCCTCTTCTGTTCAAGAAGTAATACACACCATGAATGAAGGCCGTTTGGGTTTGTGTATTGTGGATAATGGTAAAGGCATTATTACCGATGGTGATTTACGCCGCCACATGGAAACCGACTCCGCCAACTTTATGCAGCTAACCGCACAAGATTTGATGGGAAGTCACCCAAAAACCATTGATGCTGAAGCGCGTTTAAATGAAGCGGAAGAGATGATGAATGACAATAAAATCACCTCTCTTCTAGTCACCGAAGACGCTCAAGTGGTGGGTGTAATCCAAATTTACGATTTAAATGGTTAA
- the waaA gene encoding lipid IV(A) 3-deoxy-D-manno-octulosonic acid transferase, with product MNLFSYRLLTFITMPLIAYSGWKRCRKHKKQQQHNPELPDIPDCFRSRFGVNRQKYQTGGIWIHAVSVGETRSVFPLLTALKENYPNLPLTVTNGSTQGALQALQFSPVEIQHQMLPYDYSFAVKRFLKQIKPKLVIMVETEIWPNLYQACQEHNIPIILINARLKESSFKAYQKWGGKVITNALNQTQFIGVQFSADAEHFKALGAQQSKIKTLGNLKFDLTLDKHSTENANHWKAEHNLTTRPIWVAASTHAHPNSNELSQSEEHIVIEAHKRLLKSEPNALLILVPRHADRFEEVAKLLDDNQLHWASRSKQQPITTSTQVYLADTVGELMLWFAVSDVAFIGGSLVPFGGHNILEPAALNKPIISGEHFANLKALFEPFIDADAIRIVKDSNALADSLYQIIQNPQQAQELATKAHNCFTQQTGALQRTIEYIKPLLK from the coding sequence ATGAACCTATTCAGCTATCGACTTCTTACCTTTATAACCATGCCTCTGATTGCGTATTCTGGCTGGAAGCGATGCCGTAAACATAAAAAACAGCAACAACATAACCCAGAGTTACCTGATATCCCCGATTGCTTTAGAAGCCGTTTTGGTGTTAATCGTCAAAAATATCAAACAGGCGGTATTTGGATTCACGCGGTATCAGTGGGTGAAACTCGCTCGGTTTTTCCGCTGTTAACCGCTCTAAAAGAAAACTACCCAAACTTACCCCTTACGGTCACTAACGGCTCAACTCAGGGTGCATTACAAGCCTTACAGTTCTCACCCGTAGAGATTCAACACCAGATGCTCCCCTATGACTATTCTTTTGCGGTTAAACGTTTTTTAAAACAGATTAAACCTAAATTGGTCATTATGGTCGAAACCGAGATTTGGCCTAATCTTTACCAAGCCTGTCAAGAACACAATATTCCCATTATTTTAATCAATGCACGATTAAAAGAATCTTCGTTTAAAGCCTATCAAAAATGGGGTGGTAAAGTAATTACCAATGCCTTAAATCAAACGCAATTTATTGGCGTGCAATTCTCGGCGGATGCTGAACACTTTAAAGCTTTAGGCGCTCAACAATCTAAAATTAAAACCTTGGGCAACCTTAAGTTTGATTTAACCCTTGATAAACACTCAACAGAAAACGCCAATCACTGGAAAGCAGAGCATAACCTAACTACTAGACCGATCTGGGTGGCGGCAAGCACACATGCACACCCAAACAGCAACGAGCTTTCTCAGAGTGAAGAACATATTGTTATAGAGGCCCATAAGCGTTTATTAAAAAGTGAACCAAATGCATTATTAATATTGGTTCCAAGGCATGCTGATCGTTTTGAAGAGGTCGCTAAATTACTTGATGACAATCAGCTTCATTGGGCTAGCCGTAGTAAACAACAGCCAATTACCACTTCAACCCAAGTCTATCTAGCCGATACCGTCGGTGAATTAATGCTCTGGTTTGCTGTCAGTGATGTGGCCTTTATTGGTGGCAGTTTAGTGCCTTTTGGCGGGCATAATATTTTAGAACCCGCGGCACTCAATAAGCCCATTATTTCAGGTGAGCACTTTGCCAACCTGAAAGCACTGTTTGAACCTTTTATTGACGCTGATGCCATTCGCATTGTAAAAGACAGTAATGCATTAGCAGACAGCCTCTATCAAATTATTCAAAACCCACAGCAAGCTCAAGAGTTAGCAACAAAAGCGCATAACTGTTTTACTCAACAAACAGGCGCATTACAAAGAACAATAGAATACATAAAACCCTTGCTAAAGTAA
- a CDS encoding YqhA family protein: protein MANEESRQKYDEPEVVCTVKNQGVAERVVESALWNSRFIVLVAVIASLFAAFAIFYTTTVDVYYTISHLAHYHELDDDGRALLKAQTVAHIVGSVDGYLLGAILLIFSLGLYELFISKIDIAGSKHGASNILFINSLDDLKDRLAKVIVLILIVMFFEQAIFLKPTAPLELLYYSLAIMMVALALYLSHKAYQH, encoded by the coding sequence ATGGCAAATGAAGAGTCAAGGCAGAAATACGATGAACCTGAAGTCGTTTGTACGGTTAAAAACCAGGGTGTGGCAGAAAGAGTGGTTGAATCGGCCTTATGGAATAGCCGTTTTATTGTATTGGTTGCGGTGATAGCGAGTTTATTTGCGGCATTTGCCATTTTTTATACCACCACAGTGGATGTGTATTACACCATTAGCCACTTGGCTCATTACCACGAGTTGGATGATGATGGTCGTGCTTTGTTAAAAGCGCAAACGGTTGCACATATTGTTGGCTCAGTTGATGGTTATCTGTTAGGTGCGATTTTATTGATTTTTTCTTTAGGTTTATACGAGCTGTTTATTTCTAAGATTGATATTGCAGGCAGCAAACATGGCGCAAGCAATATTCTGTTTATTAACTCTTTAGATGATTTAAAAGACCGTTTGGCAAAAGTGATTGTGCTTATTTTGATTGTGATGTTTTTTGAACAGGCGATCTTCTTAAAGCCAACCGCACCGCTTGAACTGCTTTACTATTCGCTAGCGATTATGATGGTTGCTCTGGCATTATATCTGTCACATAAGGCTTACCAGCATTAA
- the hslV gene encoding ATP-dependent protease subunit HslV: MSFHGTTILCAKRGGQMVIGGDGQVTLGHVVMKGNARKVRRLYNGQVIAGFAGATADAFTLFERFEGRLQTHNGQLMRAAVEMAKDWRTDRALRKLEAMMLVADKDNMLLISGTGDVIEPQDDFIAIGSGGSYAHSAAQALMENTELPARDVVEKALHIAGDLCIYTNHNLTIEELSE, from the coding sequence ATGTCTTTTCACGGAACTACAATTTTATGTGCTAAACGCGGTGGCCAAATGGTCATTGGTGGTGATGGTCAGGTGACATTAGGTCATGTGGTGATGAAGGGTAATGCTCGTAAGGTGCGCCGTTTATATAATGGTCAGGTTATTGCAGGTTTTGCTGGGGCAACGGCTGATGCCTTTACGTTGTTTGAGCGTTTTGAAGGACGTTTGCAAACCCATAATGGTCAGTTAATGCGCGCTGCGGTTGAAATGGCTAAAGATTGGCGTACCGATCGCGCTCTGCGTAAGCTTGAGGCGATGATGTTGGTGGCCGATAAAGACAATATGTTACTGATTTCGGGCACGGGTGATGTGATTGAACCGCAAGATGACTTTATTGCGATTGGTTCTGGCGGTAGTTATGCACACTCAGCAGCACAGGCGTTAATGGAAAATACCGAACTACCAGCACGTGACGTGGTGGAAAAGGCTCTGCATATCGCTGGAGATTTATGTATCTACACCAATCACAATTTAACCATTGAAGAATTAAGCGAATAA
- the xerC gene encoding tyrosine recombinase XerC: MSLTALESFIRHMQAQNKSVHTVSSYQRDIEDFLKFYLADDMDDSSADASEALAKSIYQFTDWQIIDSQAIRAFLAYRVQHGISARTLARQLSAIRSFYDYLLQKSLVLKNPAKGVKAPKQPQPLPKSVDVDWMSRLLDQPLETWQDIRDQAIFELLYSAGLRVSECAELDISPGLDEMGSGWVRVLGKGQKERLAPVGSKALLAIRNWLEIRHDYAQDDEQAVFVNQRGNRLSVRSIQNQLDKRTITAGLPTKMSPHRLRHACATHVLESSGDLRAVQEILGHANLSTTQIYTKLDMQHLAQVYDKAHPRAKKS; the protein is encoded by the coding sequence ATGTCTCTTACCGCACTGGAATCTTTTATACGCCATATGCAGGCTCAGAATAAATCTGTGCATACCGTTTCAAGTTATCAGCGGGACATCGAAGACTTTTTAAAATTCTATTTAGCCGATGATATGGATGACTCCAGTGCTGACGCCAGCGAGGCTTTGGCAAAAAGTATTTATCAATTTACAGATTGGCAAATCATTGACTCACAAGCGATTCGTGCCTTTTTAGCCTACCGAGTTCAACATGGTATTAGTGCCAGAACCTTAGCGCGACAGTTATCGGCAATTCGCTCTTTTTATGATTACCTTTTGCAAAAGTCTTTAGTCTTAAAAAATCCAGCCAAAGGGGTTAAAGCCCCTAAACAACCGCAACCCTTGCCAAAAAGTGTCGATGTCGACTGGATGTCTCGTCTACTCGATCAGCCTTTAGAGACTTGGCAAGATATTCGCGATCAAGCGATTTTTGAATTGCTATATTCAGCGGGGTTACGTGTTTCAGAATGTGCCGAATTAGATATCTCACCAGGCCTGGATGAAATGGGTTCAGGTTGGGTGCGAGTGTTGGGTAAAGGGCAGAAAGAACGTTTAGCGCCTGTGGGTTCAAAAGCCCTATTGGCCATTAGGAATTGGCTAGAAATTCGTCATGACTATGCACAGGATGATGAGCAAGCTGTGTTTGTCAATCAACGAGGAAATCGCTTGAGTGTGCGCTCTATTCAAAATCAGTTAGATAAACGAACCATCACAGCAGGCCTGCCAACTAAAATGTCGCCACACAGATTACGCCATGCCTGTGCCACACATGTACTAGAGTCCAGTGGGGATTTACGAGCCGTGCAAGAGATTTTAGGACATGCCAATCTATCAACTACGCAAATCTATACCAAGTTGGATATGCAGCATCTAGCGCAGGTGTATGATAAGGCACATCCAAGAGCAAAAAAATCCTAA
- a CDS encoding DUF484 family protein, with translation MNMKAVSGPLSKTKLSAEEVASYLNQNPTFFHVFPNLLDSLSIPHPKSGKAVSLLERQVYQLREQRDALKIEVETLMDIASENGQLFYKVQQFTKALMAAQSEQASVTTVYEQMHNLFEVDQVAMVSWDVPSKSLEGINQLGVSQTWNEALKTSLTVHKPVCGLLENEWQKGLFHTDEAMQSVCLLPLGDEEVWGVLALGSKTNRFHPDLGTYFLNMMAELVTARLNHLFIK, from the coding sequence ATGAATATGAAAGCCGTAAGTGGGCCATTGAGCAAGACCAAACTGTCTGCAGAAGAGGTGGCTAGCTACCTAAATCAGAATCCAACGTTTTTTCATGTGTTTCCCAATCTATTGGATAGCTTGAGTATTCCACACCCTAAATCAGGTAAAGCGGTTTCATTGTTAGAACGCCAGGTCTATCAGTTACGTGAGCAACGTGATGCACTTAAAATTGAGGTAGAGACCTTAATGGATATTGCCTCTGAAAACGGCCAGCTTTTCTACAAGGTTCAGCAATTTACCAAAGCATTAATGGCGGCACAGTCTGAACAGGCATCCGTAACCACGGTTTACGAGCAAATGCATAATCTGTTTGAAGTAGATCAGGTCGCCATGGTCTCTTGGGATGTGCCATCTAAAAGTTTAGAAGGAATCAATCAACTCGGTGTTAGCCAAACTTGGAATGAAGCCTTAAAAACGTCTTTAACTGTGCACAAGCCCGTTTGTGGGTTACTTGAAAATGAGTGGCAAAAAGGGCTATTTCATACGGATGAAGCGATGCAATCGGTTTGTTTACTGCCATTAGGTGATGAAGAAGTCTGGGGTGTTTTGGCTTTAGGGAGTAAAACCAATCGTTTTCATCCTGATTTAGGCACTTATTTCTTAAATATGATGGCTGAATTGGTGACTGCCCGTTTAAACCATCTTTTTATAAAGTAA
- the dapF gene encoding diaminopimelate epimerase, which produces MNIAFTKMQGLGNDFMVIDAIHQQVEFEASKIREWSNRHFGIGFDQLLVVENATQENVDFRYRIFNADGSEVQQCGNGARCFARFVYDKGLTDKTEITVETASGIIVLYIEDSGWVRVNMGAPNFEPASLPFLATEKSEEYALNVLGETLLIGAVSMGNPHAVLPVDDIRTAPVDKFGAAVESHPSFPERVNVGFAQKVDNTHIKLRVYERGAAETLACGTGACAAMVVLRHWQQVGDEVTVSLPGGDLKIQWDGNESSPVWMSGPAVTVFEGEILV; this is translated from the coding sequence ATGAATATTGCGTTCACTAAAATGCAAGGTTTAGGTAATGACTTTATGGTGATTGATGCCATTCATCAACAGGTTGAGTTTGAGGCATCAAAAATTCGTGAATGGTCTAACCGTCATTTTGGGATTGGCTTTGACCAATTGTTGGTGGTTGAAAATGCGACTCAAGAGAATGTGGATTTTCGCTATCGTATTTTCAATGCCGATGGCTCAGAGGTGCAACAATGTGGAAATGGAGCGCGTTGTTTTGCCCGTTTTGTGTATGACAAAGGCCTAACCGATAAAACTGAAATTACGGTTGAGACCGCGTCTGGCATCATTGTGCTTTATATAGAAGACTCTGGTTGGGTGCGCGTAAATATGGGAGCGCCTAATTTTGAGCCAGCAAGTTTGCCATTTTTGGCGACTGAAAAGTCAGAAGAGTATGCATTGAATGTACTAGGTGAAACACTGTTAATTGGTGCCGTTTCAATGGGTAATCCTCATGCGGTATTGCCTGTAGATGATATTAGAACCGCACCAGTTGATAAGTTTGGTGCAGCGGTAGAGTCTCATCCCAGTTTTCCAGAACGTGTAAATGTTGGTTTTGCTCAAAAGGTGGATAATACCCATATTAAGTTACGCGTCTATGAGCGTGGTGCCGCCGAGACTTTAGCTTGTGGTACTGGTGCTTGTGCCGCGATGGTGGTGTTAAGACATTGGCAGCAAGTGGGCGATGAAGTTACCGTTTCTTTGCCTGGGGGCGATTTAAAAATTCAGTGGGATGGCAACGAGAGCTCGCCAGTCTGGATGAGCGGACCTGCGGTTACGGTATTTGAGGGGGAAATTTTAGTATGA
- a CDS encoding YkvA family protein yields the protein MSISKEQEQKAKDQFYEDIKDVDESDVEYASKKGNKKLNQFGDNPPGALAKLWNDIKLMISLITDYAKGNYKAVPWKIIAAITGAVVYFVSPIDVIPDFIPVVGYLDDALVIKLALDLAGDDLDEYARWKNA from the coding sequence ATGAGTATATCGAAAGAACAAGAACAAAAAGCAAAAGATCAATTTTATGAAGATATAAAAGATGTAGATGAAAGTGATGTTGAATATGCATCAAAAAAAGGAAATAAAAAACTAAATCAATTTGGAGATAATCCTCCAGGGGCCTTAGCTAAACTTTGGAATGACATAAAATTAATGATCAGCTTGATAACTGATTATGCCAAAGGTAACTATAAAGCAGTTCCTTGGAAAATTATTGCGGCAATTACAGGTGCTGTAGTTTATTTTGTATCACCAATTGACGTAATACCCGATTTTATTCCTGTTGTTGGTTATTTAGATGATGCCTTAGTAATCAAGTTAGCACTTGATTTGGCTGGTGATGACCTTGATGAGTATGCTCGTTGGAAAAATGCCTAA